Proteins encoded within one genomic window of Fusobacterium perfoetens:
- the rimO gene encoding 30S ribosomal protein S12 methylthiotransferase RimO — translation MKLGLISLGCSKNTVDSENMLGILVKEKQLELVEDLEEADVVIVNTCAFINDAKEESIQTILEMADYKKDGNLKKLVVCGCLSERYKDELIKEIPEIDAVVGTGDVDKIGEVVDSIQNGNKEIKVGSLDFLPTSKTPRMLTNYPHSAYLKISEGCDKKCTYCIIPSLRGELRSRTIEDLVEEAKILASDGVIELNLLAQEITEYGKDIYGKRMLPELLKELVKVEGIEWIRLYYMYPNSISDELIEVIKDEPKICNYFDVPIQHISDNILQNMGRAKSGDYIRSILGRIRGRIPDATIRTTVIVGFPGETEENFEELKEFIKEFEFDYVGVFKYSREEDTVAYDLPNQIPEEIKEKRWSELLNIQGEIVERKNERFIGETVDVIIDGVSTESEYMLEGRMRSQALEIDGKVLTSDGTANVGDIVKVKLEQNFQYDFIGPIIEEE, via the coding sequence ATGAAATTAGGATTAATAAGTCTTGGTTGTAGTAAAAATACTGTTGACAGCGAAAATATGTTAGGAATACTAGTAAAAGAAAAACAACTTGAACTAGTAGAGGACTTAGAAGAAGCTGATGTAGTAATAGTAAATACTTGTGCATTTATAAATGATGCTAAAGAGGAATCTATTCAAACTATTTTAGAGATGGCAGACTATAAAAAAGATGGAAATCTAAAAAAATTAGTAGTTTGTGGTTGTCTATCTGAAAGATATAAAGATGAACTTATAAAAGAGATACCAGAGATAGATGCTGTTGTAGGAACAGGGGACGTTGATAAAATAGGAGAAGTAGTAGATTCTATCCAAAATGGAAATAAAGAGATAAAGGTGGGAAGTTTAGACTTCCTACCTACTTCAAAAACTCCAAGAATGCTTACAAACTATCCTCATAGTGCATACTTAAAAATCTCTGAAGGGTGCGATAAAAAATGTACTTATTGTATAATTCCATCACTTAGAGGAGAGTTAAGAAGTAGAACTATTGAAGATCTAGTTGAAGAGGCTAAAATATTAGCTAGCGATGGAGTTATAGAACTTAATCTTTTAGCTCAAGAAATAACTGAATATGGAAAAGATATATATGGAAAGAGAATGTTGCCAGAACTTCTGAAAGAACTTGTAAAAGTAGAAGGAATAGAATGGATAAGACTTTATTATATGTATCCAAATTCAATATCAGATGAACTTATTGAAGTCATAAAAGATGAACCAAAAATTTGTAATTATTTTGATGTACCTATCCAACATATATCTGATAATATTTTACAAAATATGGGAAGGGCAAAATCAGGAGATTATATAAGAAGTATTCTTGGAAGAATCAGAGGAAGAATACCAGATGCTACAATAAGAACCACTGTAATAGTTGGTTTCCCTGGAGAAACAGAAGAAAACTTTGAAGAGTTAAAAGAATTTATAAAAGAATTTGAGTTTGATTATGTAGGAGTTTTCAAATATTCAAGAGAAGAAGACACAGTAGCATATGATTTACCAAATCAAATTCCTGAAGAGATAAAAGAAAAGAGATGGAGCGAACTTCTAAACATTCAGGGAGAGATTGTTGAAAGAAAAAATGAAAGATTTATTGGTGAAACAGTAGATGTTATCATTGACGGAGTTTCAACAGAGAGTGAATATATGTTAGAAGGTAGAATGAGATCTCAAGCTTTGGAGATAGATGGAAAGGTATTAACAAGCGATGG
- the pnp gene encoding polyribonucleotide nucleotidyltransferase codes for MFNETKLELEIGGRTLSLSTGKFARQSNGAVMIQYGDTVMLCTVNRSKEGRAGSDFFPLTVDYIEKFYAAGKFPGGFNKRESRPSVDATLISRLTDRPIRPMFPDGFNYEVQIVDTIFSYDGENTPDYLCAIGSSAALMISDIPFLGPVASVIVGRNKDGEFILNPTPAELEESDLNLKVAGTKEAVNMVEAGAREMDEETMLKAIMFGHENIKKICEFQEEFTKLIGKEKIEFTKEEPNPVVKNFIDTNGEERLKQAVLTTGKQARQDAVDALKEELTQAFVNENYPEVPEEELPEDVMTEFDTYYDGLMKKLVREAILYHKHRVDGRKTDEIRPLYAEVGTLPMPHGSAMFTRGETQALVTVTLGSKANEQLIDTLDEEFYKRFYLHYNFPAYSVGEIGRNGAPGRRELGHGSLAERALSYVIPSEDVFPYTVRVVSDITESNGSSSQASICGGSLALMDAGVPIKEHVAGIAMGLVKEGEEFTVLTDIMGLEDHLGDMDFKVAGTKSGITALQMDIKITGITEEIMRIALNQAHKARIEILGVMNAAIPTPREELAPNAPRIYKMQIDVDKIGALIGPGGKNIKKIIDETGALVDIEDDGKVSIFCADLDALEHTVKLINYHVKDVEVGEVYRGKVVKIAKFGAFMEILPGKEGLLHVSEISTERVANVEDVLKEGDVFDVKVISNEGGKISLSRKKVLLDLTK; via the coding sequence ATGTTTAACGAAACAAAATTAGAATTAGAAATTGGTGGAAGAACACTATCTCTTTCAACAGGAAAATTTGCTAGACAATCAAACGGAGCAGTAATGATTCAATATGGAGATACAGTAATGCTTTGTACTGTAAACAGAAGTAAAGAAGGAAGAGCAGGTTCAGACTTTTTCCCATTAACAGTAGACTATATTGAAAAATTTTACGCTGCTGGAAAATTCCCTGGAGGATTTAACAAAAGAGAATCAAGACCATCTGTTGACGCAACTTTAATATCAAGATTAACAGATAGACCTATAAGACCAATGTTCCCAGATGGGTTCAATTATGAGGTACAAATTGTAGATACAATATTCTCATATGATGGAGAAAACACACCAGATTATTTATGTGCAATCGGATCATCAGCAGCTTTAATGATATCTGATATTCCTTTCTTAGGACCAGTTGCATCAGTAATCGTTGGAAGAAATAAAGATGGAGAATTTATATTAAACCCTACTCCAGCAGAACTTGAAGAAAGTGATTTAAACTTAAAAGTTGCTGGAACAAAAGAAGCTGTTAATATGGTTGAAGCTGGTGCTAGAGAAATGGACGAAGAAACTATGTTAAAAGCTATAATGTTCGGACATGAAAATATTAAAAAAATCTGTGAATTCCAAGAAGAATTTACAAAATTAATTGGAAAAGAAAAAATAGAATTTACAAAAGAAGAACCAAACCCAGTTGTTAAAAACTTTATCGACACAAATGGAGAAGAAAGATTAAAACAAGCTGTATTAACAACAGGAAAACAAGCTAGACAAGATGCAGTAGACGCTTTAAAAGAAGAATTAACTCAAGCTTTCGTAAATGAAAATTATCCAGAAGTTCCAGAAGAAGAATTACCAGAAGATGTAATGACAGAATTTGATACTTACTATGATGGACTTATGAAAAAATTAGTTAGGGAAGCTATACTTTATCATAAACACAGAGTTGATGGAAGAAAAACTGACGAAATAAGACCTCTATATGCTGAAGTTGGAACTTTACCAATGCCTCATGGTTCAGCTATGTTCACAAGAGGAGAAACTCAAGCTCTTGTTACTGTAACTCTTGGATCAAAAGCAAATGAACAATTAATCGATACATTAGATGAAGAATTTTACAAAAGATTCTATCTTCACTACAATTTCCCAGCTTATTCAGTAGGAGAAATCGGAAGAAACGGAGCTCCTGGAAGAAGAGAGTTAGGACATGGATCACTTGCTGAAAGAGCTTTATCATATGTAATCCCATCTGAAGATGTATTCCCTTACACAGTAAGAGTTGTATCAGATATCACTGAATCAAACGGATCATCTTCTCAAGCATCAATCTGTGGAGGATCTTTAGCACTTATGGACGCTGGAGTACCTATCAAAGAACACGTTGCTGGAATTGCAATGGGACTTGTTAAAGAGGGAGAAGAATTTACAGTTCTTACAGATATAATGGGACTTGAAGACCACTTAGGAGATATGGACTTTAAAGTTGCTGGAACAAAATCAGGAATTACAGCTCTTCAAATGGATATTAAAATAACTGGAATCACTGAAGAGATAATGAGAATAGCTTTAAACCAAGCTCACAAAGCTAGAATAGAAATTTTAGGAGTTATGAACGCAGCAATTCCTACTCCAAGAGAAGAACTTGCTCCAAACGCTCCAAGAATTTATAAAATGCAAATAGATGTAGATAAAATCGGAGCTTTAATCGGACCTGGTGGAAAAAATATCAAAAAAATAATTGATGAAACAGGAGCTTTAGTTGACATTGAAGATGATGGAAAAGTATCAATCTTCTGTGCTGACTTAGATGCTTTAGAACATACAGTAAAATTAATCAACTACCATGTAAAAGATGTTGAAGTAGGAGAAGTTTACAGAGGAAAAGTTGTAAAAATAGCTAAATTTGGTGCATTTATGGAAATACTTCCTGGAAAAGAAGGACTTCTACATGTATCAGAAATTTCTACTGAAAGAGTAGCTAATGTTGAAGATGTATTAAAAGAGGGAGATGTCTTTGATGTAAAAGTTATATCTAATGAAGGTGGAAAAATTAGTTTAAGTAGAAAAAAAGTTTTATTAGATTTAACTAAATAG